One Polyodon spathula isolate WHYD16114869_AA unplaced genomic scaffold, ASM1765450v1 scaffolds_1259, whole genome shotgun sequence genomic window, tatttttagggatattaatatatattttaaaaatcatatttaataatGTTTGGAACCACGCTGATTACTAGTTGAGgctaatatttaattaaaagccCACTTATGCTCATTTTTGTCACAGGAGGTATGTTGCGCTGCCTGGTTTCAACCTGAACAAGGGGGTCCTAGGTAGGTGGTGCTATAGTTTTGAATCAGGTAAGAAtggtttttataatttgtttttgttttaaatgggcaCAGTTATTTAATAAGCTTCTGACTCAGAGAACGTGTGACGATAGCTAAATAAAGAACGATGCCCTCTGATTTCACTAGTAGTATTTCTAAGTGGCTTCAGCGATGTGTAATACTGTAACAGTTCATAGACAGAATGCCCCAATATTGCAAAACCCTCCTCGCTTGTGCTTTTAAACGTGGCTCCGCCACAATGTGACAGTGATGAGCACTGCCATGTGATTGATTGAAATGAAATATAAACACGAACAATGCTTCCGAGTGTATTGTAATTCCCATAGTAACAATGCACGGGTGTATTTCGGCACTGGCTCCAGTGAAAGGCTTCTGTTCACACCCAGGCGCAGCCTCCAGTCTTCGGCTGCTAATGGAGAAGTATCGTGTCTTGGAGGTGATCGGCGAGGGTTCTTTTGGACGGGTCTACAAGGGGCGCAGGAAATTCAGTGGCCAGGTAAGATGCTTTTAATTAGATTGAACGGATGTCCTGAGCAGCTGTGACAACACAGGGAAAGTGATTAGACTAAGCCACGGATCAGGCTGCAGTTGTAAGTGCTATCCGTTCTTGAATTTATTGTGAACAGCCTTTCTCGCTTCATTCAAATCGTGACCCTTCTGCTGGTTCAGCCCCATACACTCTGCCTatgtagagacagagagagagtagATGTGGCGTGCAGAGCTGATatatcacattgtcacatgatttgaaaggAAAGAGGAAGGCAGTCAATAAGGCAGTAGAAAAATCTCAACAAATAGTTCGAATGGCACTTGAAGATATGTATTCTTTAAAAACCCAGCACGTTTTACAGAGTGCCACTGGTGGTCAATTGCTGTACATGTGACCGGTTTATGCTGCTGTATCTGTGTGCATATCCCAGGTGTAACCTTCTTATTTCCAGGTGGTGGCGCTGAAGTTTATTCCTAAAATGGGGCGGTCGGAGAAGGAGCTCCGGAGTTTGAAAAGAGAGATTGAAATAATGAGAGGACTCATGCACCCTAACATTGTACTGCTACTGGACAGCTTTGAGACTGAACAAGAGGTAAGAAAAGTGGCCTGCCAACACCTTGTAGACTCCCACACACAAAGGCGTATAATAGCAATGTccttacctattttttttttttttttttaaactggaaccGAGGTAGCCTTACTTGCCTTAGACCTGAGGTCATGCGTGCTTGTTTGTGGTTTTGACGGTCTCTGTTGCAGGTTGTCGTGGTAACGGAGTATGCTGAAGGAGAGCTTTTCCAGATCCTGGAGGATGAtgggagtttaccagaaagccaGGTGAGAGATCGGCTGGTGGGTAAGGGGGGGGTTACTTTTTGATAAAAATCTATGTTACAACTGAAATCTCCCCATAGTGCTAgcatggccactttattaggcTGCTGTTACAGCCTTGACCCAATGTTGCATAGACTCTACAAGGCACAAGTTACATGCAAACTTGGTTCCTGCACTGTTCAGCTCAGATGCTGTGAGGATGTTGTGGACAGCCATGGCCAAacgtttgcatcaccctatggaattaacTCATTTAacttcataaagtagaatgaaacctgctgagtaatgttaggcttagatattgaattacacagcgctttgtagttttccatatacttaacgagaaactgacaaaaatggaaaaatgtgacatttcaaaatctaacatgaaatattattgtattactataatggcttccggtagacttttgcaatatcattttgtagtttctttgattacatgatgtaaaaaaaaaaaaaaaagaagacaatctatatatatatatatatgtgtgtgtgtgtgtgtgtgtgtgtgtgtgtatatatatatagatatatatatatatacgtcaaTACTAAATTTGTAGTTGAacacttttggccgtagctgtctGTAAGGCTTTGGCTTGTGATTCCTGATGACATGTTTGTTCTTGTAAGCAAGAAGATGaatcaaatattgtgttttgtgtatttcaggtGCGTGAGATTGCCTGTCAGCTGGTCTCAGCTCTGTATTACTTACACTCTCACAGGATCCTGCACCGGGACATGAAGCCACAGAATATCCTGCTGGGAAAGGGTGGAGTCGTCAAGCTTTGTGACTTTGGGTACGCACCCCTCCCTCCCTAAgtgacacagacaaacaaactgcTACCTCTGCTACCTGCATTCAGCAGAACTGTACCGCGTACACATTCCTTGAGTTGTACCAAGTTGACAAACATTTAGGCTGTCGATAATAAGTGCATTCTGGATATAAAGACATCTCGCATGTTGACTCTATGCACATCAAAGTGATCTGAATGTGTTCCTCTTTGCCTAAAGATATTTAATGTTTGAAAGAAAAGGCGAGACAACCAATATTGTCAATTATGAATATATACAATGGTTATTAGATTAGTagatttacaaaacaatacaaatacacaaaaaggATCTGTGCAAATACACCAAATCAGATAAAATACATCCGTGGGGTTTTGTTCAGATACGATACTGTGAACAACGGTCTCTCATTCCATTCACTCCCTGTGCTTGTAAGTCAGTCTGGgaaattattttacaaagtttGACCAAGCTGGTCACCCTGCTTTTCTTTCTAAGATCTGTCCAGAGCGCAGTCCTGAGTGGTGATTATCTCCTGTAATGGTCTCCCCAGATTTGCTCGTGCTATGAGTGTCTCCACTATGGTCCTTACCTCAATCAAAGGCACGCCTCTGTACATGGCCCCAGAACTCGTGGAAGAGAAACCCTATGACCACACAGCAGACCTGTGGTCTCTGGGCTGCATTCTGTATGAACTCCACACAGGGACCCCACCATTCTACACTAACTCCATTTTCCAGCTGGTCAAGCTGATTGTGAGAGATCCCGTGAAGTGGCCGGAGAACATGAGCCCACCCTGCACGGTAATGGAGTTTCAATACTGTGCTTAGACAATCTCATAGATTGTTAGATGCATGTACATTATAACTGTTGCCCATTTCTCTGTCATCAGAGTTTCTTGAAGGGCTTGTTGATGAAAGACCCCCAGAAAAGGCTGTCTTGGCCATGCTTGTTTGAACACCCCTTTGTCGCTGATGGAGTCTTCAGTGAGTTGTCTGTCTCGCATCTCTGATTATTAAATATTCTATCTTGTAAAAGGACATGGCTGTGGGACCCACAGAAAAGTACTATTAACATCTAAATAAAACCGAGCCTGTCTTGCTGCTTAGCGTTGTTGGATCTCATTCCAAGGAGGACTGGCCTGGCCTGGCCCAGCTCACCCCTCTCCcacaagctctctctctctgcagttgtTTCAGATGACAAGACGGACAGTCCTCTCACAATGCAGCTCAGCTCCGACCTCCAGGCTCTGAAGCTGCGTCAGGCGAGGGAGAAAGCGTCCCCTCACACTGGAGAGGGGAGGATAGTGCGCAAGGCCAGAGAACACATGGAGCAAGCAAAGAAACAGAGACAGGTGAGGGGCCGGTGAAGGGGAGCATCACAGGTAAAGCTGCTGGTCAGCAGGCTGCAAGGGAAGCCTATATGTGGATATTCCCACTTGAGCATATGGCATTTAACAGAAACTATAAAAGGATTTGAGAACCTTTTTGACTCGCagtttttctcaatgtcttcttGGCATGGATTGGCAGGTATTAATACCAACACACTGGTACTGGCAAATCGAATATAAATGAAAATCATTCTCCAATTCTTTTTATCTCCAGGAAACCACTGCGGGTGTTGTTTCTGAGCAGGCACAGCCTGCACCCAATTGGGCAGCAGAACAAAAAGCAGCTCTCCCACAGGCCAATCGGTAAGGAGGGCTGAGCCATTGCCTGTCACTTAGTAACAGACTGCGTTTCTTATGGAGGTgtccaccaggtgtcactgtcGTGCCGTGTGTAGTACATTTGATTGAATGCTGTCTGTTGTTTTTGCAGGGATGGCCAGATAAGCCGTGATTATGCACGGGAGTTCCCCTCAGTGGAGGTGGGGGGCAGGCAAGTCAAGAAAAACGAGGAGCTCAGAACCAGCCTGCAGACAGTACAACTGGAAAATGAGGCGAGTGCCAGAGAATAATTACAACAGGCTTGTCTCATTTTTCCTGTCCTAGAAAGCAACATGAAGTTGGCAACTGAATTGTCAATAATGCCTCAGTGGGACTTTCTCTTCAATGTGTGTTGCTCCTCTCTATTGCCTTCTGACCTAGGAAGGGGACAGTGATGAAGAGTGGCAGCGATTGGTCGAAGCAACAGAGCCAGGAAGTCCCGCCACCCTGCCCTCTGCCCCTGGCTTTGTGTCCCGACTGAAAGAGAGGCTGCAGGGAGCCAGAGTTCAGGTGcgagtgtgtctgtctgtctgtccaggtCTATTCATTTTTACATGCTCTTCTCTTTTGATGTTTGTGTTGTTTCGTGCCGGtattattataaaacagttaTGAAATGTTGAATTCCTTTGTATGCAAATGCTGGGTGTTAAGCGCTGTTAAATTTGAgagatttgtatatatatatagttttttatgTTAACCCTTTCTCTGCTGCTCAGTTGTTGGACGGGATGTTGGAGGGGGCGTGTCGACTCCGCCCACCACTGAGGGTTCTGGGTCACCTGCTGACCACAAACTCTGACCACAAGCTACTCGGCCACCTCACACAGGAAACCGATATACCCCGCTTCCTGCTGGAGCTGATCGGAAGCGTCCTGGAGAATCAGACAGTGGTGCAGGTGAGTGTCTCCATAGagtctgcccagcctgaccaaacattattttcaTTCATCAAACCAAGAATCAACACGTAAACTGCCAGCATGTTCATTTGAATGTAAGCGTGGTATTGTCATTTTACGTAGAACAGCCACATTTTAACGATGATGGTACAGATCATGGGTCACTCTGTGCCCGGTCCataaaggtgtaaaaaaaaaaactacagtagcaTGCATTTAACATCCCTCTCCCTGCTTATCTCACAGCAGCCCTGGGCAGTGACAGTGCTGGGAGACCTGATGGCTGTACTTGGAGTGTACTGGAAGAATGACTTGAGCTGGGAGACGCAGGGAGAGAGGTAGGGGATTCTGCgacaagaaaaaatgtaaacctgtTTCAAGTTATCCTTAATAATTAGGGTTAggattgtaaatattttatggctggtttcacataccccaATTACCACTAAACTTTTACTACCTAcataaggtaacattaggtagtccaagattagcacTTAGTACAGCTGTTCATACACCAGGTTACTAACTGCAGCAGGCGTTATGACCCCTCCTGACACCGCTTAGATGTGCAGAGGGACATTGCTGCACAGGAATGACACACTGGCATAGTGACAGGTTAAACAGACCAGTCAAACAAGCCGAAATtaacttagaaaaaaaattaaacagtctgCAGAAGCATGATTAGGGTCTTCTTGCATGAAAGATTTATTAATGAGATTCAATGAAAAGTCTTTTATAGCCATTGTTATTTCTCCTTTTGTTATTGAAAAGCCAATACATGGATTGTTGGCTGCACATTTCCTTTAGCTAGGAAGAAAACTGAGTGCGACCCACAATAAAGCGAAatcaacctctgtctctctctccttctcagaTTGGAAGATGCTGGGAGGTTGTTTGCTGTGATTCTGCTTCACCCTGACCTCACACCTCTAACAGTGAGAATCTAGCACTTGCGCATAGCCGTTGCTATGCAAAACACGTACTAGATTAAGAGTATTAGAATGCATGTTAACTCTGGTTACCTTTGCAAATGAATATGCAACAACAAAAATGATTGAATGCTGTTGTATTAAGCGACAGAGTGTCTGCCTTTGGTTTCAGGTCTcgtagctgtgtgttttgtattgtagtgGGAAGTTTAAcgccctccctctctctcagcccATGGCAGGAACCTTGCTTGCTCAGCTGATCCTCCGTGGTGTCTCTGTTGAGTTGAGACCCGATGTGTTCCTGACAGTGATGGAGCAGGCCCTCGCCTCTGCAGCTGAAGTGTGCAagttaattcattattattatattatttcatcTGTCTCGTCACATTTGGCAGTGTGTGAAATGCAGATATCCCGTTTTATAAATGATAATGCATGCTTAGCAATTAAATGTGTGctcataattatttttaactatgAGCATGTGTTAAAATAAGCAGGTGAATTGCAGTGTTACGAATTCCATCACACTAAGTAGGTACAAAGCTTGATCTAATGAAATTGATTTTCTGAATGTTTAAATGAGGTTAAACATCCTTTATTTTCTGTACATCATACTTGTTATGTAAACAAAATACCTCATGAACGTTCATGGAGTGGGTTATTCAGACTTGCTcgtttgtggaataactacagcacTCCATGGAAGTTCATGGGGTATAAATAGCTGTTAATGaaacccctccctctccctcagctctctctgtctccccctgctGGCTGGGGCTTGTTCGATGGCTTGCTCACTGTGCTGTACCAGGTACTGTCTGAGGTTAGTATCTGACAGCATCTTATTGTTCATTATTCCAGTTGATTTAAATACTGTTGCTGTTTAGGTAATTGTAATCTGTCTATCAGTTTATTTAATGCGGTTCAGTAAACTCACTCCAGGGGTCACTGTGCTCACTCTCTCTCGATGCAGGGTGACGGCTCCACTGCCTCACAGTTCATGGACTCTACTCTCTGGCGCTTCTTGTGGCTGAGAGTGGGTGTTGCACTGGAGGAGGAGAAACCACACTGGGATTGTTTCTCACACAACGGTATGACTTTactatttttcaaatttttgtgTAGCAATGCCAACTAAATCTGATTGCTTGAAATGTATATAGAGGGAATAAGTACCTTAAACAAAAGGTAAATATCCATGATCTGCTACTGGGGGAGCCAGGGAAGACGGAGTTGTGTAAACTCACTCCCTGTCACTACCTCTTTCCACAGGTCTTCAAGTCTTTCTCTCCCTCGCTCTGTATCTCTTCACCAGAGACCCTTACCGCTGTCTCCCCCTGCTGGCCAACCACAATGCAGACTGCGTGCTCACCCTCGCCCGCCTGCTCACAGCTGATTGGTTGGTCTGCTCTGTTACCGacacttgtgtttttatatttacaacCGTAactatccataactataaaacacagcAAGACGTGGCTAAGGCTACATTCTCTCTGCTTATTGATTCGTGCATGTTCTTGTAGAGCATTGTAAGCAAGGCGCAGACTTGTAATGAATAAGAAACCTCTGAATTGGTAATAACACGTGATATTGATGGGTTTAAGATCTTTGACTCTCAATGACTATGATGTCTGTTTTGAGCCGTGCTGTGCGCTCAGACAACCAGCCCCAAGAATgctttactaaccattctccacTTTGAGACCTGATTGCAGAGGAAGAGCGGGGCATTCAGTGGAACAACGTTCATGCCATTCAGAGACCGTTTTAGAACACAAACTAagtttctttgtagttttattgagGATCTTATAACACAGTGTTTCAGTATCAAGTTTTTGATGCAATCCCATGCCTGTAAGAGTGCTATAGAGTGCTTCTAACTCCGTAGGCGCTGTGtcacaacacaatacaaaatgcaCAGGTGTGTATTTGTAATAGTGATAACAAAATGATTCCCAGCAGCATCCATTCTGACTGCTGGGTCTGCCTGTATTTGCCCCCAGTTTCCTGCTGAAAGATGGTGCCTGCAGCTCATCAACCGTCCGCTCTTCCAGTGACTCCTCTTCCTCTAGCCTATCAGTGATGACCTGTCACCTGCTGTGTTTCCCATTCGCTCTTGACATCCCTGAAGACACTGTAGATGAAATCCTCCAATCATATCACAGCTGTGACATAGTACCACGCCTACTGCAGGTTAGTATCCTAGAAATCAGGCAGCTTCAGTGAGTTGAAACTCAGCTAAAGACTGTGGAAGTCAGAGCCTAGTGTGTATAGCAAACCACCACACAGTTCAGCACAATTGTAAGAGCTTGAGAGAGGTCCAGACTGAACGTCAGACACAGGTAAGTTCCTGCAGTGCCTGTTAATTCCATGCCACCTGTTGCCATATTTTTACAAGAATGATTCAGGGCTTTTTAGTTTTGGGAATCTTAAAGCATACACAGAAAAGTTATAATGGActtgaaagcatgtttttttttaggctaAGGATGggtaacaaaatgtttatttaaagtcAATAAGATGCTTTTGGAAACGTCATAGCTAGTATAAATTGCTCTGATTTTAAAAACGTTCAGCTTTTAGTTTCTAGTCAAGTAGACAGTACATGACTTGGTAGTGTTACATTTACCATACTGTGTTCTTAACATTGATGCCTGTGTGTCTTTCCCTCCTCAGCTCTGTCTGttgcttcctctccctctcctggaGCTGCCCCTTGCCTTGCTCTGCCGTCTCCTTCTCAGCGACCCTCAATATTCCATACCTCGATTCATAGCGGCAGCTGAGTCCTGCAGCTTCTTCTCCCTAACGACAGCATCGGAAGAAGCCAAAATCCACAAACACGATAACAATGAGGGGAGtcggaaaaaaaacagcaagt contains:
- the stk36 gene encoding serine/threonine-protein kinase 36 isoform X1, with protein sequence MEKYRVLEVIGEGSFGRVYKGRRKFSGQVVALKFIPKMGRSEKELRSLKREIEIMRGLMHPNIVLLLDSFETEQEVVVVTEYAEGELFQILEDDGSLPESQVREIACQLVSALYYLHSHRILHRDMKPQNILLGKGGVVKLCDFGFARAMSVSTMVLTSIKGTPLYMAPELVEEKPYDHTADLWSLGCILYELHTGTPPFYTNSIFQLVKLIVRDPVKWPENMSPPCTSFLKGLLMKDPQKRLSWPCLFEHPFVADGVFIVSDDKTDSPLTMQLSSDLQALKLRQAREKASPHTGEGRIVRKAREHMEQAKKQRQETTAGVVSEQAQPAPNWAAEQKAALPQANRDGQISRDYAREFPSVEVGGRQVKKNEELRTSLQTVQLENEEGDSDEEWQRLVEATEPGSPATLPSAPGFVSRLKERLQGARVQLLDGMLEGACRLRPPLRVLGHLLTTNSDHKLLGHLTQETDIPRFLLELIGSVLENQTVVQQPWAVTVLGDLMAVLGVYWKNDLSWETQGERLEDAGRLFAVILLHPDLTPLTPMAGTLLAQLILRGVSVELRPDVFLTVMEQALASAAELSLSPPAGWGLFDGLLTVLYQVLSEGDGSTASQFMDSTLWRFLWLRVGVALEEEKPHWDCFSHNGLQVFLSLALYLFTRDPYRCLPLLANHNADCVLTLARLLTADCFLLKDGACSSSTVRSSSDSSSSSLSVMTCHLLCFPFALDIPEDTVDEILQSYHSCDIVPRLLQLCLLLPLPLLELPLALLCRLLLSDPQYSIPRFIAAAESCSFFSLTTASEEAKIHKHDNNEGSRKKNSKLTNTDNSRSLSKSENRTASSLLTSFLQSESLFSTAVELISLLSHAARCSVNPQFPLCFDPALVRKVLNHPDDRIRAATCGLLGNVRPPNYDKPSLLLFQDLIGKLRDQSMQVRRAACRAVGNWAGPTGVPRGVAKEERAKERRVSNTNKENEKAGSRGARTRGTIQGGEAKRKGGRDVTPKMEEGVGKKNKGAGFQKIGVLPSKMKEAGLPSKEDGKGVGQAQNWEELTQGAVPVLLPLLTDSDPVIRQRCCSALGNVGMSGGGGASLLQCDGPRLLLERACTDSQRSVRQAAISALRALSQQEDLRQVLVSLDASEKLRTVSQHAPRQRHCHWLISKLRPTASA
- the stk36 gene encoding serine/threonine-protein kinase 36 isoform X2; translated protein: MEKYRVLEVIGEGSFGRVYKGRRKFSGQVVALKFIPKMGRSEKELRSLKREIEIMRGLMHPNIVLLLDSFETEQEVVVVTEYAEGELFQILEDDGSLPESQVREIACQLVSALYYLHSHRILHRDMKPQNILLGKGGVVKLCDFGFARAMSVSTMVLTSIKGTPLYMAPELVEEKPYDHTADLWSLGCILYELHTGTPPFYTNSIFQLVKLIVRDPVKWPENMSPPCTSFLKGLLMKDPQKRLSWPCLFEHPFVADGVFIVSDDKTDSPLTMQLSSDLQALKLRQAREKASPHTGEGRIVRKAREHMEQAKKQRQETTAGVVSEQAQPAPNWAAEQKAALPQANRDGQISRDYAREFPSVEVGGRQVKKNEELRTSLQTVQLENEEGDSDEEWQRLVEATEPGSPATLPSAPGFVSRLKERLQGARVQLLDGMLEGACRLRPPLRVLGHLLTTNSDHKLLGHLTQETDIPRFLLELIGSVLENQTVVQPWAVTVLGDLMAVLGVYWKNDLSWETQGERLEDAGRLFAVILLHPDLTPLTPMAGTLLAQLILRGVSVELRPDVFLTVMEQALASAAELSLSPPAGWGLFDGLLTVLYQVLSEGDGSTASQFMDSTLWRFLWLRVGVALEEEKPHWDCFSHNGLQVFLSLALYLFTRDPYRCLPLLANHNADCVLTLARLLTADCFLLKDGACSSSTVRSSSDSSSSSLSVMTCHLLCFPFALDIPEDTVDEILQSYHSCDIVPRLLQLCLLLPLPLLELPLALLCRLLLSDPQYSIPRFIAAAESCSFFSLTTASEEAKIHKHDNNEGSRKKNSKLTNTDNSRSLSKSENRTASSLLTSFLQSESLFSTAVELISLLSHAARCSVNPQFPLCFDPALVRKVLNHPDDRIRAATCGLLGNVRPPNYDKPSLLLFQDLIGKLRDQSMQVRRAACRAVGNWAGPTGVPRGVAKEERAKERRVSNTNKENEKAGSRGARTRGTIQGGEAKRKGGRDVTPKMEEGVGKKNKGAGFQKIGVLPSKMKEAGLPSKEDGKGVGQAQNWEELTQGAVPVLLPLLTDSDPVIRQRCCSALGNVGMSGGGGASLLQCDGPRLLLERACTDSQRSVRQAAISALRALSQQEDLRQVLVSLDASEKLRTVSQHAPRQRHCHWLISKLRPTASA